The following nucleotide sequence is from Acaryochloris thomasi RCC1774.
GTTAAGGGCATTAATGAACCAATGGAGGCTGCTCGTCCGATCACAGCTGATGCCAACAGCCCGATCATGGTCTATTTCTGGAGCGCCGATGGCCGCTACATTCTCTATGGTCAGGACAAAGGGGGGAATGAAAATTTTCGTCTCTACGCGGTCTCACCAGAGACGGCGGGTGATCAGACCAAGGCGCGCGACTTAACGCCCTTTGAAAACGTTGCCGCCCAGCTTTATGCCGTCCCAAAGCAGACGCCTGATGAAATCATCATTGGCCTTAATGACCGCAACCCACAGGTGCATGATGTTTATCGGCTAAATCTGACAACAGGCAAGCGGACGCTGATTCTCAAAAACGAGCAGAACATCGCAACTTGGATGACTGACTTAAAGGGGACTGTGCGCTTGGCCTACCGACAGACCCTAGAGAGAGGCAACGAAATTCTCAAGGTCGAAGAGGGTAAACTCACGCCGATTTACACCTGCAAGATTGAAGAGACCTGTGCCCCCATTCGCTTTCATCCTGATGGTCAGCGCGTCTACTTACAGACGAACCGAGACGTGGATCTGATTCAACTGGAGCTGCTCAATGTAGAGACTCAGAAGAGTCAAACGGTGGAGTCTGATCCTGAAAAGCAGGTGGATTTTGGCGGTGCATTATTCTCACAGGTAACGGATGAGTTGATTGCGACCTATTACGTGGGCGATCGCAGCCGAATTTATCCGAGAAACAACTCGCTAGCCGCTGATATAAAGTACCTCCGTCAACAGCTTCCTGATCTGGAACTCTCTGTTGGGTCTGTCACGCGGGATGATCGCCTCGCTCTGATTGATGTGCAAAGCGATATCAATCCAGGTGCGACGTACCTATTTGATCGCAAGGCCCAAACGTTGAAAAAACTCTATGATGTGCGGCCAGACCTGCCGAACGAACACCTAGCTGCTGTCAAACCAATTCGCTATCGATCTCGTGATGGTCAAGAGATTCCGGCTTATCTGACGTTGCCCAAAGGCGTTGACCCTAAAAATCTTCCTGTGGTTGTCTTTCCCCACGGTGGACCTTGGGGACGAGATTTCTGGGGCTATAGTGGCGCAGCTCAATTTTTTGCCAATCGTGGCTATGCTGTCTTACAGCCTAACTTTCGCGGGTCTACAGGCTACGGGAAAGCCTTTCTCAATGCCGGAAATAGGGAATGGGGAACCGGCATCATGCAGCACGATATTACGGACGGAGTGAAGTATCTGATTGACCAAGGCATTGCCGATCCCAAGCGAGTTGGGATCTCAGGGACTTCCTATGGTGGGTATGCGACTCTGGCTGGATTAGCGTTTACGCCCGATCTCTATGCTGCCGGGGCTTCGGTTGTCGGTCCATCGAACCTGATGACGCTGCTGAATTCAATCCCGCCCTACTGGGCACCGATCAAAGCCATGTTTTCTTTGCGCGTCGGGGATCCAAATAATCCTGAAGATCAGGCTCGCCTTAAGGCCCAATCTCCTTTGTTCTCTGCTAATAAAATTCAGGCTCCGCTGCTGGTGATTCAAGGCGCGAACGATCCCCGCGTTAAGCAGGCAGAATCAGACCAAATTGTGGTGGCTCTGCGAGAGCTAGGCAGACCTGTGGAATACCTAATTGCTCCAGACGAAGGTCACGGCTTCCGTAAAGAAATCAATCTATTGACGATGACGGCGGCACTAGAGCGCTTCTTCGCCCAGCATTTGGGAGGACGCTACCAAGAAGAGATGTCTCCTGAGCTTCAGGCTCAGCTCAAGACCTTGACCATAGATATCGACACAGTGCAGTAAATGCTGAAACTCAAAAAGACGCCTCCATGGCAGCAAGACTGGAAAGATTTGACCTATCTTCTTGACGGTACAGCCACTCAACAAGCTGCCTACTCTGCCCTGGACTCACTCCAGATGGCTTCTTTACTCCAGCGCTTTGATCCGATTTTGGTCGGCACTATCCCGCTGGATATTGACATTCCTGGTAGCGATCTTGATATCGTCTGCTGTACTGCCAACGTAGATGACTTTGCTCAGTTTCTATTTGAGACCTTTAGCCACTACCAGAACTTTGAGCTGCGGCGGAAACGTGTGGGTGGTGTGGAAAGTGCGATCGCAACCTTCACCCACCAAGACTTCCCCATCGAACTCTTCGGTCAGCCACGCCCCACACTGTCTCAAGCCGCCGTTCGGCATCTAGACGTGGAAGCCCGTCTTCTGCACTACAGCAGCGAGAAAGTGCGCCAGCAGATGCGTCAACTGAAAAGCCAAGGCTTCAAAACGGAACCCGCTTTTGCGATCGCCTTTTCGCTAATTGGAGACTCCTACCAAGCGTTATTGGACCTTTCGGATCAGCCGGATGAGGTGTT
It contains:
- a CDS encoding S9 family peptidase, which translates into the protein MPKLQRYTGLILMASLMGLVPLVHIAEASSAATQPPLIKRELFFSDPDISGAQLSPDGRFLAFQKPLNGIINVWVKGINEPMEAARPITADANSPIMVYFWSADGRYILYGQDKGGNENFRLYAVSPETAGDQTKARDLTPFENVAAQLYAVPKQTPDEIIIGLNDRNPQVHDVYRLNLTTGKRTLILKNEQNIATWMTDLKGTVRLAYRQTLERGNEILKVEEGKLTPIYTCKIEETCAPIRFHPDGQRVYLQTNRDVDLIQLELLNVETQKSQTVESDPEKQVDFGGALFSQVTDELIATYYVGDRSRIYPRNNSLAADIKYLRQQLPDLELSVGSVTRDDRLALIDVQSDINPGATYLFDRKAQTLKKLYDVRPDLPNEHLAAVKPIRYRSRDGQEIPAYLTLPKGVDPKNLPVVVFPHGGPWGRDFWGYSGAAQFFANRGYAVLQPNFRGSTGYGKAFLNAGNREWGTGIMQHDITDGVKYLIDQGIADPKRVGISGTSYGGYATLAGLAFTPDLYAAGASVVGPSNLMTLLNSIPPYWAPIKAMFSLRVGDPNNPEDQARLKAQSPLFSANKIQAPLLVIQGANDPRVKQAESDQIVVALRELGRPVEYLIAPDEGHGFRKEINLLTMTAALERFFAQHLGGRYQEEMSPELQAQLKTLTIDIDTVQ
- a CDS encoding DUF4269 domain-containing protein — its product is MLKLKKTPPWQQDWKDLTYLLDGTATQQAAYSALDSLQMASLLQRFDPILVGTIPLDIDIPGSDLDIVCCTANVDDFAQFLFETFSHYQNFELRRKRVGGVESAIATFTHQDFPIELFGQPRPTLSQAAVRHLDVEARLLHYSSEKVRQQMRQLKSQGFKTEPAFAIAFSLIGDSYQALLDLSDQPDEVLISIISASKLNMEN